The genomic DNA ACTGTCCGGCTGCGGGAGGTTGTGACAGAGGTGAAAGAGGCAGCCGAAAATACGGCTTCCGGCAGCACTGAGCTGTCCACTACTTCCGATCTGTTGTCGCAGGGAGCGACGGAGCAGGCCGCCAGTGTCGAGGAGGTCGCGGCAAGCATGGAGCAAATGACGGCTGGCATCAACAGTAATGCCGAGAATGCACAGGCCACGGAGAAGCTGGCGCGTGTGGCTGTGGATAACGCGAGAAAGGGTGGAGAAGCCGTGTCTCAGACTGTACTCGCCATGAGGAATATAGCTGAAAAGACTTTAATTATTGAAGATATTGCGCGTCAGACGAATCTGCTTGCACTGAACGCCGCCATTGAAGCCGCTCGTGCCGGAGAACACGGAAGGGGATTTGCCGTGGTTGCGGCTGAAGTGAGAAAGCTGGCTGAGCACAGCAGGCTTGCTGCCGGTGAGATCAGCGAAATATCGGCCTCAAGTGTCGATATTGCCGACGAGGCTGGGGAATTGCTGGCTCTCATTGTTCCCGATGTCGAGCAGACGGCTCAGCATGTCGAGGAGATCGCTGCGGCATGTAGTGAACAGAACGTCGGTGCCGACCAGATCAGTGCCGCCTTGCGGCAGTTGGATAATGTCGTGCAGCAGAACGCCTCGGCCTCCGAAGAGATGGCTGCGACTTCTCAGGAATTGGCGGTGCAGGCCGAACGGCTGCAATCCTCAATGGCGTTTTTCCATATGGGAGTGGAAGAGGAAGTGGAGACCATTCCTCAACAGTCAGCCTCTGCCGGTATGTGGCAGCCTTTCAATGGGAATGGGAGGGGCACGGTTGTTGTTCACCCTCAGGTGCAACGTGCTGAAATCATGCCGTCATATTGTTCTCCGCTACCATTTGATGAAGGGAACGAAGGTGTCGGGCGTGTCGTGACTGACCGGTTTGATCCCTCCGTTCGCGAAGAGTGGTGAGGTGGGCATGACGAAAATGAACATGGTTCAAGGTGGAAACAGGATTCGGACGGAAGTGCTGGCGGCAGGATGCAGTCAGCCTCTGTTTCGAATGGTGATGGAGGTTCTTGATGAATTCAGTGTCAAGGTACACCGGGTGGATGCAGACGAGGCTGTGGATTTGAACGGGTTCTCCTCCGAAACGGTTCTTATTGTAGGTGATATGTTCTCGGAAGCGGCTTCCATTGAGTTTGTTCAACACGTTCTTGAACAGGGACTGCGGGCGACGGTCGTTGCCGTATGTCATCGGGGAAATTCTTCTCATGCCGTGGGATTGGAGCGGATCGGCGTCTACAACATCATGGAAGACGGGCCGATGATGAAAACGAAGCTGGCGACTGTCATGCGCCGTGTCTTCTGGATGATTGACAATGAAAGAAGACTGGAATCCGTGACGCGGGCGGTCGAGGGAGCGGAAAGGAATTATAAAAAGCTGTTCAACAAGTCCCCTGTCGGTGTCTTTCTTTCTGATTCATCGGGGCGGCCTCATTCCGTGAATATCGAAATGGCTCGTCTTCTCGGTGCCTCCTCTCCAGCTGAGGTTTTGCAGGAGTATGCGAACTTTGGGGATCAGCTGTATGTCGTTCCCGGACGAAGGAGGGAGTTGGTCAAAGCCCTGTCCAGAAAAGGGCAGATTTTCAATTTTGAATTCGAGGCTCGGCATCTGCGCCTCGGGCGGACGTGGTTTGCCATGAATGCGAGCATTCGGGAGCGGTTGCCGGACGGTTCTTTTCTTATCGACGGCTTTGTTCGGGATATTTCTGAACGTAAAAGGGCTGAAGCGGCAATACGGTATTCCGAGCGAAAATACAGGCATCTTTTCGATCATGCCGGTGAAGGAATCATGTTGATTGACTCCGATCTGCTGATTGCCGATGTCAATTTGGCTGCGGTGCAGTTGTTCGGCGTCGGTTCATCCGACGACCTGACTGGTCGAAGTTTCGTTGATTTTCTGTCCCCGGAAGATACATCCCGTTTTCGTGTTGCGGATGCCGATTCCGGAATAGGTGAGGTGGAACGGCGTGAAATGCGCCTGCTCAGAGCCGACGGTATGGAAATATATGTAGCCGCAACCTTTCGGTATAATTCCGATGACAGGTTTTTTCAGGTTATCCTCAGCGATATTACCACCCGGCGAAATCTTGAGAAGACATTGCGTGCCGCAAGGGATTGTGCAGAGTCCGCAAGCCGGTCCAAATCGGATTTTCTCGCCAATATGAGCCATGAGATCAGGACTCCCCTGAACGGGATCATGGGGATGCTGCAATTGCTGTGGGAAACCCCGCTCAATGAGGAACAGGCTGACTATGTCGATTCCGCGTTGATGTCATGCGCGAGGCTGACTTCGCTGCTCGGGGATATTATGGATATATCGAAGATCGAGGCCGGACGAGTTGATCTTGCTCATGAGCCTCTTGATTTGGGTTCCATTCTGGATTCTGTTCGTCATTTGTTCGGTATTGCGGCGCGGCAGGCCGGAATACGTCTCAAAGTCAGGTGCGAATCACCGTTTCAGGGTGCTTTCGTGGGGGACAGCGTCAAAATACAGCAGATTCTGAATAATCTGGTGGGCAATGCCATCAAATTTACTTCGGAAGGCACTGTCGATGTCGAGTTGGGGCTCCTTCGGCACCCGGAAAAGGGGAAGGTCAATTTGCTTATTTCAGTGAGTGACACCGGAATCGGCATGTGTCCGGCCATGTTTGACCATGTTTTCAAGCCGTTTACGCAGGTTGATAGCAGTTTTACCCGGAAATATCAGGGCGCGGGCCTTGGTCTTTCCATTGTCAAAAACCTTGTGCAGCTCATGGGGGGAGCGTTGCAGATCGAGAGTCTGCCGGGGGAAGGTACGTCTGTTCACTGCTGCCTGACCTTGGAGAGAAAAGAGCCGGCTGTTTTGATGCCTTCCCTTTCTGTCGGAAACGATGACCAGCACAAAAAAGGACGCCGTGTCTTGGTTGTCGAGGATGATTACGTCAATAGGACGTTTCTTGTCCGCGTTCTGGAAAAACAGAAGTATCGTGTGCGGGCCGTGGACAATGGTGAATCCGCCTTGAACGAGCTTCGTACCCGTGCGTATGACGCCGTGCTGATGGATGTTCACATGCCAGTGATGGGGGGCGTTGAAGCGGCAAAGGCGATACGTGCCGGGAAGGCCGGACCGCAGGTTCGGAATATTCCCATAGTCGCGGTCACCGCCTGTGCCGTGAAAGGAGAACGGGAACGGTTCATCGAAGCCGGGATGAATGATTATCTGCCGAAGCCGGTTGATATGGATTCGCTTTACAAGGTGCTTGAGTGCGTGGGGTAGTATGAAATTGCAGCGCCCCTTGCCGGAGATGACAAGGGGCGCATGAGAGGAGGTTTTATAAGAAGGATATGCTGGTTATGCTGTTACCGCAGTCAGCTTTACTTCCTTGTTTTCATTGAACGACAGGTCGAAGGCCTTGCCGTGTTTACTTAAAAAGTCTTCTTCCGCAATGAATGGAACTCCGCCCACTTCGATTTGAGCGTCTTCATCCTCATCCGGTTCGTCTATGCCCAGACCGAGCACGATTTTGGCGTGTCAACCGCCGCCGACACTGTATTCGCGCAGGCGGATACAGCTTTCCTCATCTTCATCTTCCAGCATTGCCCGGAGCTTTTCCAGCATTTCTTCCGGGACAGTTACGGTAAACATATTCAATTCTCCGTTTTGTTTCTAGTTAGGCCATGGCAGGTTTCAGTCCGTACCCGGC from uncultured Pseudodesulfovibrio sp. includes the following:
- a CDS encoding methyl-accepting chemotaxis protein: MLKNMKISAKLYLGFGLLTCLVIALGGAGGFTLHRVVERVGCVEDAHLMSTRLLESRRQEKNFIIRGDDLYVERVTKAVAQIVDLSNGVKKRFSNTVDVSAVDGIRAATESYGDAFTALVALMRQQKAMVETVGADAEELESLAVKVKATDKQLVASARKAIALCDAFTKEQKTVMDAEVRSAYWTIGGAVGVAVLCGLIAVCTIPGTISRSMQAGVQFAGAMSGGDFSRELDVERKDEIGALALALNTMTVRLREVVTEVKEAAENTASGSTELSTTSDLLSQGATEQAASVEEVAASMEQMTAGINSNAENAQATEKLARVAVDNARKGGEAVSQTVLAMRNIAEKTLIIEDIARQTNLLALNAAIEAARAGEHGRGFAVVAAEVRKLAEHSRLAAGEISEISASSVDIADEAGELLALIVPDVEQTAQHVEEIAAACSEQNVGADQISAALRQLDNVVQQNASASEEMAATSQELAVQAERLQSSMAFFHMGVEEEVETIPQQSASAGMWQPFNGNGRGTVVVHPQVQRAEIMPSYCSPLPFDEGNEGVGRVVTDRFDPSVREEW
- a CDS encoding ATP-binding protein, which encodes MTKMNMVQGGNRIRTEVLAAGCSQPLFRMVMEVLDEFSVKVHRVDADEAVDLNGFSSETVLIVGDMFSEAASIEFVQHVLEQGLRATVVAVCHRGNSSHAVGLERIGVYNIMEDGPMMKTKLATVMRRVFWMIDNERRLESVTRAVEGAERNYKKLFNKSPVGVFLSDSSGRPHSVNIEMARLLGASSPAEVLQEYANFGDQLYVVPGRRRELVKALSRKGQIFNFEFEARHLRLGRTWFAMNASIRERLPDGSFLIDGFVRDISERKRAEAAIRYSERKYRHLFDHAGEGIMLIDSDLLIADVNLAAVQLFGVGSSDDLTGRSFVDFLSPEDTSRFRVADADSGIGEVERREMRLLRADGMEIYVAATFRYNSDDRFFQVILSDITTRRNLEKTLRAARDCAESASRSKSDFLANMSHEIRTPLNGIMGMLQLLWETPLNEEQADYVDSALMSCARLTSLLGDIMDISKIEAGRVDLAHEPLDLGSILDSVRHLFGIAARQAGIRLKVRCESPFQGAFVGDSVKIQQILNNLVGNAIKFTSEGTVDVELGLLRHPEKGKVNLLISVSDTGIGMCPAMFDHVFKPFTQVDSSFTRKYQGAGLGLSIVKNLVQLMGGALQIESLPGEGTSVHCCLTLERKEPAVLMPSLSVGNDDQHKKGRRVLVVEDDYVNRTFLVRVLEKQKYRVRAVDNGESALNELRTRAYDAVLMDVHMPVMGGVEAAKAIRAGKAGPQVRNIPIVAVTACAVKGERERFIEAGMNDYLPKPVDMDSLYKVLECVG
- a CDS encoding ErpA-related iron-sulfur cluster insertion protein (Members of this family, many of which are selenoproteins, show homology to the iron-sulfur cluster insertion ErpA that was described in Escherichia coli.), giving the protein MFTVTVPEEMLEKLRAMLEDEDEESCIRLREYSVGGGUHAKIVLGLGIDEPDEDEDAQIEVGGVPFIAEEDFLSKHGKAFDLSFNENKEVKLTAVTA